The nucleotide sequence TCCTTGTAGAATGAATAGTCCAAATACTGTGCCTCGTGGAGCATTCCTTTTCTATATAAATCAACTTCCTGATCCAGTACTTTATCCATAGGTCTTGGCTCTGTCCCTCTATTGAAATTATGTTTATAGTGAGAAACATATCTTTCTGCCGGATCCCTTACACAGACTAAAAACTTGGCCTGACTTAAAGGAACCCCCAGGTTAGCCGCAACCTCGAAGAAACCGTCAATATTTTTGATGTAGTTAGGGGTAGCATCTAAATAGTACAGGCATCCAGACTTCGCGCCCTTCGTATAAAGCCCAAGCCTTGCCTTCGCTTCGCTCAAGGTTTGGTTGAATATGTGAGGCTCTTTATTGACCGGCGTATATATGTAGTCAACGTCTTTCAGCATCGCTGCCAATGATGTCGTTCCACATTTAGGAAAGCCTAAGATAAATAGATTTGGGTTCATCAAACATTTCCACCTGCAATAAATTCCCTAAGCGCAGCGTTATTGAATAAGATCAATGAAAAAACATCATAGTCATAGTGGTGGTCGGCCGGATTCCTATTGTAAAGCCCCACTGAAAGCTCGCCACTCTCATCACATACGCATGGATCAAAATCTATATACGTAAATTCCCGTGGCACACTGTTACTCTTTAAATCGGCATTAAAGTTCAGCGTTAAGTTCTTTCTTTCACTGTATGACGCCTTGATTTTTGACCTTAAATTGGCGACCTCACCCATTTGATGTCCGTCACGAATGGTCGGCCATGGAACAGATAGAACTGCTATTTCTGCATTCGAGGCCAATTTTGCATGTGAAATAACCGAGAGGTAGCTTTCCAGTGCTTCTTGCGCGCTCTTTTCTATAGATAGCCCGTATTTTTCCGCCCGGAACCATATCACAAACCCAACATCTACTTCACCAAGATAGAAAATAATTCTTTTCCATTTTTTTCTTTCTATCTGGCTCTTGAATATTTTAAGAGCATTAGTGCTGGAATTCGGATTCTTCATCCCGGATGCGGTTGCCCCGGATACACTTATTACTCTAATGCCGCCTCTACATCTTTGTAATAGTGGTTTCTTGAACACTGCCGCGTGGGAATCGCCAAGCAAAAGCGTCTCTGCAGAAATCATTGCACGGAACTGCAGCAACTCCTCAACCAATCTATGGAACTTCCATTTCAATTTATCAACGAATTTCATTTTGGAGGACCCAACCTCCCCAGATAGCGGGGATTAAAATGGATAAGCAATACGCCACGATAAACGTGAGCAAACTCAGAGCGCCACTTAGCATTACGCTGAATGTGATAACAAACCCCATCCCTATGATTCCGCAAAGGCTCATCAAAAATTTCAATTTCTGCTTATTTGCGGCGATCATTACCAGGCCCGTCGGACCAACTGCCATATTTACCAGTTGAGCACCCAGGATTATCAACGCAAACTGCACTTGAAATTCCGTGCTGGAGAAATAGCCGAATAAAAGATACGATGCAGCAAGCCCTAATATGAACATCAGAGCCCCTATCTTAGCCATAATTCTTCTGGATTCGGCGACCCTTTCCTTCCATACAGCTATATTCTTTTTTCTCAAGAAAACAGCATCTTTATAGAATAAGTTAACTAACGCAGATCCAGAGAAAGCAACTATGTTGGAAATTCTTGTATAGGCGAAGAAAGCCGTAACGTATTCTCCACTCAGGAAAAAAGACATTGTATATGGGACTGCGTAGCTCTGCGCAGCGATAAGAACTGATTCTCCATAGAACCAAGACTTCTCGCTCTCATCCATATTTTCAGCCTGATCGTATGCTTTGGAATTTATATACATTGCCAGAAGCAAGCACACCGCTACCAAGGCTGCTGCAAAAGAAAATATGCTCAGGAAATCTTCAAAGCATAGAGCGCCCAAAGCAAGCAAGTATATAAAGCTTTGCTTTACCAGTACCCCCAGCTTTGCATAGCCCCCTCCGATCAAAACGGAAGAGAGCACGATAAATCCGCATATAGCCGTATAAATCGAGCAATTTATGAAAAGAAGGCCCGGCTTACCTTCCCATATCGATAACAACATATTGACAAACAGACCCAACATTACGGCCTTCATCAGTATTCCATTTGCATAACTTATTGTTTTCGTTGCTCCTCTTCTTGCAGCCTCTCTCATTAAAATTTTTTCTGATCCAAAAAACAAAAGATACGAAATGATGTATTGCTTCGCAATCAGAGCTATTATGTCGCCAACATAATTATCACCAATTACTCTCCCCCCCAAGAAAACAAATAGCAAAGGAGCTATTGGCGCAGCCAGCTGTACCACCAGCATGTAAATGTACTTCTGATTATTGATGATCTTTGATAGTGCCTGGGAAAACATAAATATCCCTGAAGAATGCTTTTCACTTATAGAATAATAACCGGAATGAATATATCTGATGGCACCTCAATACGATCTGGTAATTCATAAACGAAGATCAGCGCTTTCTTTCCCTACAACGTACTTCAGGTCATAAAGCACGCTGGTTTTCTTTCCAAGAGATCTTATTTTTTCTGAACCCATCGCCCGAAACTGCTGATGTGATACTGCCAAAAGAATCGCATCATATGTGGACGGGGCTGGTGTACCTACCATCGTTACGCCGTACTCACGCGTTGCCTCTTCAACGTCCACCCATGGATCGTACACATCAACCTGTACTGAGTATTCTTGCAGATCGTTGATTACATCGGTTACGCGCGTATTCCGGATGTCGGGGCAGTTTTCCTTGAAAGCCAATCCCATCACCAGTACCCGACTGCCCTTTACCTGGATGGATTTGTGGAGCATTGCCTTAATCAGTTGACTGGCTACGTATTTACCCATAGCTGCATTGGTGCGGCGACCTGCCAGGATCACCTCGGGGTGGTACCCTATTTCAATGGCCTTGTGCGTCAAGTAGTAAGGATCAACCCCAATACAATGCCCACCTACCAGGCCGGGGCGGAAGGGTAAAAAGTTCCACTTTGTTCCGGCAGCTTCCAGTACTTCTTGAGTATCGATTTTCAGCTTGTTGAATATGATAGCCAACTCGTTTATCAAGGAAATGTTCAAGTCTCTCTGCGTGTTCTCTATCACTTTTGCTGCTTCCGCAACTTTTATACTCGTCGCTTTATAAGTCCCGGCCGTGATAATACTGCTGTAGAGCATGTCTACTTTGTCGGCAACTTCCGGGGTCGAGCCGGAAGTCACCTTCTTTATAGTGGTCACTCGATGCTCTTTGTCGCCAGGGTTAATTCGCTCTGGGCTGTAGCCGGCAAAGAAGTCTTGGTTGAACTTGAGGCCAGACACCTTTTCCAATACAGGTACGCAATCCTCTTCTGTCGCACCGGGATATACCGTGGACTCATATATCACAATATCGCCCTGCTTGAGCACCTGTCCGACTGTCTCAGATGCCCTGATAAGCGGCTTCAAATCAGGACGTTTATGCTCATCAATAGGCGTAGGCACAGTGACAATATAGATATTGCAACTTTCCAGGTCATTTAAATCCGAGCTAAAACCCAGTTTTTCAGCCAGCTCGATTTCCCCTGCTTCCACTTCCTTTGTGACATCAATTCCAGCACGCAGCTCATCAATGCGCTTCTGGTTAATATCAAATCCAACTACTTCATAGCACTTGCCAAACTCTACCGCTAGGGGCAATCCCACATAGCCCAGACCAATTACTGCAATCTTGATGTTGCCCAAATCAGTCATCTGTATTCCCTATGATCACGTGTTAGATATTCCCGCATCAGGCTCCGAAAGCCTGAACTCCATGTTCAGCCAGACTTTAGCGTTTAAACGAGCCCCGTCGTTTCTTCAGAAGCACAGCACACTTCAAGGCCAATGGTGCGATGCGTCTTGCTCTTTTATTTTACGGCGCTGCTATATTTAGGCATCAATAATAAAAATCATCTTTCTGCAATATGTTGGCTATTTGTTGGGCTGCACAGCCATCCCCGTAAGGATTATGCGCCCGGCTCATGGCCTCCCAGGCCGCCTCATCAGTCAGCAACTGATTCGCAGCCTCATAAATCACTTCAGTTTCTGTACCAACCAGTTTCACCGTACCGGCAGTCACAGCATCCGGCCGCTCTGTCGTATCACGCATCACCAGCACCGGCTTGCCCAGCGACGGCGCCTCTTCCTGAATCCCGCCCGAATCCGTAAGGATCAGCCTGGCGTTCATCATCAGCCACACAAATGGCAGGTAATCCTGCGGCGCGATGAGATGCACATTGTTCAGGCCGCTCAGCAGGCGGTTAACAGGTTGCTGCACGTTGGGGTTGAGATGCACCGGATACACAAAGTCATGATCGGGGTGCGCCGTGGCGAGCTGTGCAATGGCCTGGCAAATGCGCTCAAAGCCACCGCCGAAGCTTTCGCGCCGGTGGCCGGTGATCAGCACCATCGGGTGTTGTGTGCCGTAAGGGAGCTGTGTGGCGAGCTGGTCGCGCAGCGCTGCATCCTGGTCGATGCGGGCCTTGACCCACAGTAGCGCGTCGATGACGGTGTTGCCCGTGACCAGGATGCGGTCAGCAGGCACACCTTCTCGCAGCAGGTCATTTTTGGCCGTTTCGGTGGGCGCAAAGTGCAGGTTGGCCAGTACCCCCGTCAGCTTGCGATTCGCTTCTTCAGGCCAGGGCGATTGCAGGTTGCCGGAGCGCAGGCCGGCCTCGACGTGGCCAATGGGCACTTTCTCGTAGAAGGCGGCCAGGGACGCGGCGAAGGTGGTGGTGGTGTCGCCATGCACCAGGATCATGTCGGGCTTTTCTTCGCGGAGCACGTCGCGCAGGCCGAGCAGTATCCGGGTGGTGATGTCGTAGAGGTCCTGGCCTGGTGCCATGATGTTCAGGTCATGGTGCGGCACGATATCGAACAGGTGCAGTACCTGGTCCAGCATTTCGCGGTGCTGGGCGGTGACGCAGACGCGGGAGTCGATGCCTTCTGCGGCGTCCAGGGCCTTGACCACCGGGGCCATCTTGATGGCCTCGGGGCGGGTGCCGAAGACGCACATGATTTTTTTGGGTGGAGTCATTTGAGTCATTGTTCCATGGAGCCGAGGGGTACATGCCTGGGGTGGTGTGGTGGGATTCGCTTTGCTCTTCCCACCCTACGGGTAATTATTTTTTTCGGGGTTATAACCAGGTTGCGATTTGTTTCAATGCATCTTCCCAGGCCTTGATCATGGCCGATGCCACCTCCGGGAAGCGTGGGTCCGCCAGCAAGCTAGCTCCCACAGTGGCGATGTGGCGAATCCGGGCACCGCCCTTACATCAGTGGCTAGAACATCAGTGCGTGATGAATGGGGTGTTCCGGCTTATATCGGCTTTTCAGGCATTCCGAAAGCGCGGCGGAGAATTCGTCGCTGAGCACCCGAAGCCCCTGGTACTCCGTGCTCCCCGTGCGATCCTCCTTGGTTACCCGGCTAAGTGCCTCCCTGGTTGCCTTGTCGGTTATTCCCGCGATAAAGCGGTCATAAATCATCAGCACCTTCTCGCCACATCCATCCTTGATGAGATGCTCAATACGTCGTAGTACCGGAATTGAGAAGAGCTCCAGGGCCCGTGGTTCCCATTTGTCATACCCTGCTTCGGCCATCTCAGCCACGACCAGGATGCCGCCAAAGTACAGCAACTTCCTGGAAAATCTCAATTTAATGTTCCTGAGTCCCCAGGCTTTACCACTTTCCGAGATTTTATGTTCAAAATCCGTTGTGATGGTGCGGTAATAACGAATGATGTCATTGAGCAGAAAACGCGGCAGTGCAGCCTTGGGAGAACTGTTTTCCACATAACGCCGCAACAGAGAGCTTTGATATTCCTTGAACCTCGTCTCCTGATACAACCAGGTTCCTTCCAACAGGAACAACATTCTCCTGGTGAGGCTCAGGTTGTCATCATGCTGGCCGCCAATGTTGATTTTCATCTCGGAGAACGACTTTACGGCGTCCAACCCGAAAGTCCCCGTATCTCCCGCCATATGCGGCACTTTGGCCTTGATGACATCCTCCACACTTTTCAATTCCGCCCGAATTCTGTCCTCGGCGCTGTCGTCGGCATCAAAAAGTATAAACAGGTCAATATCGGATTCCTGCGAAGCTTCCTCCCGGCCGTAAGAGCCGGTGGCCACGATGGTTAATTTGTCCTTCTCTGGACTGGTTCTCAGAGCCTGCTCCAACTCCGCTCTCAAAGACATTAAAGTATCAATGGTAAAGTCTCGACTCCGTTCTATGTGTTCCATCACTTCCCCCCTCCTGGTGTACAACAACCTTGTCTTGAAGCAACAAGGCCAGCTTCTTTCTGGTCTTTTCTACTTGATAACGGGCCGATATCTCTTCTTCCTCCGGCACCACAAAATACCAGCGGGAGACATAGTCAATGGACGCGCCCCTCTCCCTGGCCAGGGACTGGCTCTCTTCCCCGAGCGCTCCCAATGTCAGGAACAGATCGGGAAAGTCATGGCGCCATTCTTGCTCGGTCTCCATCAAATGGTCCGTCGTCAGCAAACGCTGATTGTACTCAAAATAATCCTGGCAATAGCTATCCGCCAGCACCCCCATCGTGCTGGTGATGTAATGGGTATAAACCTGCCCTTTGGCGCTCCAAAACTGATCCAGAATCGTTCTGTTCTCGGCCCGGTCCGGTTCCAGGAAAGCCGCATGCGCCACGGTCAACGGATCCAGTGAAGGCGCTTCCCCGAAACGCACCATACTGCGCAAGATACCATCGATGGTGTCAACATTGATCGGACTGGAGAACAAATCGCCACCCCAGTCCTGGCCGGCTTTCCCGGCGATCAGCGCCTTGATCAGCGACAGATCGAAATGCCGATTCAATACCCCGGACAATACCTTATCGTGCTCCATGAGGTATTCGCCCAGATCATGATGGCCGACTCCCAAACGGCGCTTGAAGTAAGGCTCCACGCTGTGTGACAAAGGCGCGTGACCAATGTCGTGCAGCAGCGCTGCGGCGACCAGATGGCGGCGTTTCTCGTTATCGTATTGACGTTCACGTGCGACGAAATCGGTGATGGTCGCCACGCCGAGCGAGTGCTCCCAACGATTACTCTGCTCATTCGATTCCCCAGCCACCAGAGCCGTGTAATCGATAGCCCCAAGGAAGGAGATATCCCGGAGCCGCTGAAGAGGGCGGCTACGCAATATGCCCATCAGTATCGGGTCAGCGCACCATTCGCCCATCCACTTCTTCATATAACGATCCAGGTATAATTTCGGCATTCGTATTCCATTACGTTATCTTCAGAGTGATCGTCCTGAGTACCGATCAAACTTGGCCGTGATACCCTGTCTTCCATCACCCTACTTATCCCCCAAATGGCAAGCCGGCGTCACCGCAGGGTTCATGGCTTCGATTCTGACATGGACATATGGACAGTACCATCCGCGCATTCGCGCAGGAGTCATCCACTATCGCCATTCACGTTCTCTCACCAGATCGTCCAGCGTCGGCGTTTTGCGGGGCCTCGGGGCCAGTTCCTGCCCATATAGCGCGAATAACCGCTCGATTTTGCTGAAGCCGAGTTCCATGACCCGCCCCGATTCAAAGCGAGAGACGGTGGTACGGTCTACCCCGCTCATGGCGGCCACTTGCTGTTGGCTATGGCCGTTTGCCTTGCGTAGCTCAGCAAACAGGCCTCCCAACTCCTGGAGTCTCATGTGAATATATACCTCAAAACGTCTCAAAATATCGTTTTTGTAGCATATATTCACAACCCCTTCCAAATATACCTTGGCTGACAGGCGGAGAGCCTTCTCGACTGGCTCCTGCAGCCGCATAAAGGCTGCATTGTGGAAACGGACAGCATAATACTTACATGTTGAATGGTCGTTCCGGTTCGGAGCCCGTCCGTAATACCGCCAGTGCGCTTTGCAAATGACCGCCGACAGCGCTGGTAAGATAGCCCAGAAACCCCTCCCTATTGAGGGTCCGGTCCAGAGTATCCTCGGGTAGAAAACGGCTCAATGTATCCCTGAAAGCCTGGCTTTGAATGCGTTCTGGCAGCTCCCTGATCGCCTGTTCCAGCTTGCCGGGATAATCCTCAAGCCCATAATCGTCGATTTTGGCACGCAGTACGGCTTCGTCCATTTTCGCTTCCCGCTGGGCCAGCCATTGCAAGTCCCAGATGTCGCGGTATCGGGGGTGCGCCGTTACCGGATAGGCGATCAGCTTGTCCACGAACACTTCGTCCAGCGTTTCCACACCGACCAAGGTTTCATCATAGCCATCGGGTAGAAAATCGTAGTTGTGGCGCAGCGGCATGAGTACCCGGGTATAGGCGGGCACATTGACCACCTCCAGTTTGATCCGCTGATGTGGCAGATCCGGCCGCTCCGGCGCGGTACGAATACTGACCTGCCAGCGCCGGACCTGTACGCCCGGTCGGGTATCGTCATCTGATGGGGGCTCTTTGACCCACACCTGGAGCCCATAACGCTCGCCCAGATACTGTTCCAGGCAGGCTTTGATGTCCTGCAGTTCCGGATCGCCGAACTCCGTGCCGGCGACAAAATCCAGGTCTTCCGAGAACCTGGGGGCACCGTGACAAAGCCGCAGACTGGTCCCGCCCTGAAACGTCAACCGGTCGAGGAGGCCCTGCCGGTCCAAAGCAAACAGAATGTCGTAATGCAGCAGTTCCTTTTCCACCACCGGGCGCATGTGGGTCCGGCCGGGCATCGCCATGGCCCGGGTTACCAGCGCCTCAAAATCCCTACTGGCCATCGCCGGCCCCCTCCTGTTCCATCAGATGGCAATTGCGACCGACACGCCGCAAGTCCCGGCGGGCAGCGGCTAGCGTGGCAATGCGCAGGGGCCGCCCAGGCACTGGCACCATACTCTTCAATACTTCGTCGAGCCCCCGCTTGGTGTGAGTGAACTCGATGGTGCCGTGACGGGTACGGTAGGTGCCCTTGCGGCCCGTGGTCATCACGGTCAGCCGGTCGATGGGGATTTGCGAAATCACGCCATACTCGCTCAGGGCGGATTCCAGACTCACGTAGTTGTATTCCCCCGGACGCAGTGCCTTGGCGATATGTTCAATAGCATAGCCGTCCTGGCTCCCCGCATAAGGGTTCAGGTAAACCCCTCTGGTGGCGCGTTGCAGCAAGCCACTCTCGACCATGCGCGCCAGGCTCTTTTCCAGCGACCTTTCCGACTCATCAGGAAACAGGCGCCGCATGTCGTGACGGGAAAAGACGTACCGGCCACGTTTAGCCCATTCGCTCAATGTTTTCTGTAGCTCGCCCTGGGTCATAAGTACACGATTTCACCCTTTGAAAGGGGG is from Isoalcanivorax pacificus W11-5 and encodes:
- the wecB gene encoding non-hydrolyzing UDP-N-acetylglucosamine 2-epimerase is translated as MTPPKKIMCVFGTRPEAIKMAPVVKALDAAEGIDSRVCVTAQHREMLDQVLHLFDIVPHHDLNIMAPGQDLYDITTRILLGLRDVLREEKPDMILVHGDTTTTFAASLAAFYEKVPIGHVEAGLRSGNLQSPWPEEANRKLTGVLANLHFAPTETAKNDLLREGVPADRILVTGNTVIDALLWVKARIDQDAALRDQLATQLPYGTQHPMVLITGHRRESFGGGFERICQAIAQLATAHPDHDFVYPVHLNPNVQQPVNRLLSGLNNVHLIAPQDYLPFVWLMMNARLILTDSGGIQEEAPSLGKPVLVMRDTTERPDAVTAGTVKLVGTETEVIYEAANQLLTDEAAWEAMSRAHNPYGDGCAAQQIANILQKDDFYY
- a CDS encoding sulfotransferase domain-containing protein, coding for MNPNLFILGFPKCGTTSLAAMLKDVDYIYTPVNKEPHIFNQTLSEAKARLGLYTKGAKSGCLYYLDATPNYIKNIDGFFEVAANLGVPLSQAKFLVCVRDPAERYVSHYKHNFNRGTEPRPMDKVLDQEVDLYRKGMLHEAQYLDYSFYKEKIECLVQKVGGGNVAIIDISDLNSPSLLAMKLQPFLGLNRQIELTSARANEAYNPNSKLLNKILFSQNRVFSIMRKIVPKKYSQAIKAFFMRINNSSKMIVPKEDIGVETLKTVLKNEMEFYESIAK
- a CDS encoding nucleotidyl transferase AbiEii/AbiGii toxin family protein, producing the protein MASRDFEALVTRAMAMPGRTHMRPVVEKELLHYDILFALDRQGLLDRLTFQGGTSLRLCHGAPRFSEDLDFVAGTEFGDPELQDIKACLEQYLGERYGLQVWVKEPPSDDDTRPGVQVRRWQVSIRTAPERPDLPHQRIKLEVVNVPAYTRVLMPLRHNYDFLPDGYDETLVGVETLDEVFVDKLIAYPVTAHPRYRDIWDLQWLAQREAKMDEAVLRAKIDDYGLEDYPGKLEQAIRELPERIQSQAFRDTLSRFLPEDTLDRTLNREGFLGYLTSAVGGHLQSALAVLRTGSEPERPFNM
- a CDS encoding helix-turn-helix domain-containing protein, translated to MRLQEPVEKALRLSAKVYLEGVVNICYKNDILRRFEVYIHMRLQELGGLFAELRKANGHSQQQVAAMSGVDRTTVSRFESGRVMELGFSKIERLFALYGQELAPRPRKTPTLDDLVREREWR
- a CDS encoding HD domain-containing protein codes for the protein MKKWMGEWCADPILMGILRSRPLQRLRDISFLGAIDYTALVAGESNEQSNRWEHSLGVATITDFVARERQYDNEKRRHLVAAALLHDIGHAPLSHSVEPYFKRRLGVGHHDLGEYLMEHDKVLSGVLNRHFDLSLIKALIAGKAGQDWGGDLFSSPINVDTIDGILRSMVRFGEAPSLDPLTVAHAAFLEPDRAENRTILDQFWSAKGQVYTHYITSTMGVLADSYCQDYFEYNQRLLTTDHLMETEQEWRHDFPDLFLTLGALGEESQSLARERGASIDYVSRWYFVVPEEEEISARYQVEKTRKKLALLLQDKVVVHQEGGSDGTHRTESRLYH
- the tviB gene encoding Vi polysaccharide biosynthesis UDP-N-acetylglucosamine C-6 dehydrogenase TviB; protein product: MTDLGNIKIAVIGLGYVGLPLAVEFGKCYEVVGFDINQKRIDELRAGIDVTKEVEAGEIELAEKLGFSSDLNDLESCNIYIVTVPTPIDEHKRPDLKPLIRASETVGQVLKQGDIVIYESTVYPGATEEDCVPVLEKVSGLKFNQDFFAGYSPERINPGDKEHRVTTIKKVTSGSTPEVADKVDMLYSSIITAGTYKATSIKVAEAAKVIENTQRDLNISLINELAIIFNKLKIDTQEVLEAAGTKWNFLPFRPGLVGGHCIGVDPYYLTHKAIEIGYHPEVILAGRRTNAAMGKYVASQLIKAMLHKSIQVKGSRVLVMGLAFKENCPDIRNTRVTDVINDLQEYSVQVDVYDPWVDVEEATREYGVTMVGTPAPSTYDAILLAVSHQQFRAMGSEKIRSLGKKTSVLYDLKYVVGKESADLRL
- a CDS encoding SGNH/GDSL hydrolase family protein, with the translated sequence MKFVDKLKWKFHRLVEELLQFRAMISAETLLLGDSHAAVFKKPLLQRCRGGIRVISVSGATASGMKNPNSSTNALKIFKSQIERKKWKRIIFYLGEVDVGFVIWFRAEKYGLSIEKSAQEALESYLSVISHAKLASNAEIAVLSVPWPTIRDGHQMGEVANLRSKIKASYSERKNLTLNFNADLKSNSVPREFTYIDFDPCVCDESGELSVGLYNRNPADHHYDYDVFSLILFNNAALREFIAGGNV
- a CDS encoding nucleotidyltransferase domain-containing protein, with amino-acid sequence MEHIERSRDFTIDTLMSLRAELEQALRTSPEKDKLTIVATGSYGREEASQESDIDLFILFDADDSAEDRIRAELKSVEDVIKAKVPHMAGDTGTFGLDAVKSFSEMKINIGGQHDDNLSLTRRMLFLLEGTWLYQETRFKEYQSSLLRRYVENSSPKAALPRFLLNDIIRYYRTITTDFEHKISESGKAWGLRNIKLRFSRKLLYFGGILVVAEMAEAGYDKWEPRALELFSIPVLRRIEHLIKDGCGEKVLMIYDRFIAGITDKATREALSRVTKEDRTGSTEYQGLRVLSDEFSAALSECLKSRYKPEHPIHHALMF
- the abiEi gene encoding type IV toxin-antitoxin system AbiEi family antitoxin, which codes for MTQGELQKTLSEWAKRGRYVFSRHDMRRLFPDESERSLEKSLARMVESGLLQRATRGVYLNPYAGSQDGYAIEHIAKALRPGEYNYVSLESALSEYGVISQIPIDRLTVMTTGRKGTYRTRHGTIEFTHTKRGLDEVLKSMVPVPGRPLRIATLAAARRDLRRVGRNCHLMEQEGAGDGQ